Proteins encoded within one genomic window of Tolypothrix bouteillei VB521301:
- a CDS encoding diflavin flavoprotein, with translation MTNPNTRDIQVLPLATNTTVLRARSWTRLRFEIEYALSKGTTSNCYLIQGEKTAIIDPPPETFTQIFLEALQQSLDLKQLDYVILGHFNPNRVPTLKALLDAVPQLTFVCSLPGAANLRATFPNHELKIMVMRGKETLDLGKDHILRCLPIPSPRWPAGLCTYDQKTQILYSNKLFGAHVCGDEAFDEDWDTIKADQRYYFDCLMAPHASHVQAALEKISELQVRMLGTLHGPLVRYGLLELTQEYEIWSRSQTDREITVALLYASAYGNTATLAQAMALGLTKGGVAVESINCEFAQPEEIKAAVEKCEGFIMGSPTIGGNVPTPMQTALGIVLAIGDNTKLAGVFGSFGWSGEAFDVIEGKLREAGYKFGFETLKVKFKPADNILKQCEETGTDFAQTLKKAKKLRMPQPAATPVEQAVGRIVGSVCVVTAKLGEVSTGMLGSWVSQATFNPPGLTVAIAKERAVESLMYPGGKFVLNILPEGNQQEYMKHFRKTFAPGEERFASFPTEVAQNGCTVLTDSSAYLECSVSKRMECGDHWVIYATVDNGKLLKPDALTAIHHRKTGSHY, from the coding sequence ATGACCAATCCAAATACTCGTGACATACAAGTTTTACCGCTCGCTACAAACACAACAGTATTAAGAGCACGCAGTTGGACGCGGTTGCGATTTGAAATTGAATACGCACTATCTAAAGGTACAACTTCCAATTGCTATTTAATCCAAGGTGAGAAAACTGCAATTATTGACCCACCTCCGGAAACTTTCACTCAAATTTTTCTAGAAGCATTACAACAATCTTTAGATTTAAAACAGTTGGATTATGTCATTCTCGGTCACTTTAATCCCAACCGAGTGCCAACCCTAAAAGCTCTTTTAGATGCTGTACCGCAATTAACTTTTGTTTGTTCTCTTCCTGGCGCTGCAAATTTGCGAGCAACTTTCCCCAATCACGAGCTAAAAATCATGGTGATGCGGGGGAAAGAAACGCTGGATTTAGGTAAAGATCATATCTTACGCTGTCTTCCCATTCCCAGCCCGCGATGGCCTGCGGGGCTCTGTACTTACGACCAAAAAACCCAAATCTTGTATTCAAACAAGCTTTTTGGCGCTCATGTTTGTGGCGATGAAGCTTTCGATGAAGATTGGGACACTATCAAAGCAGATCAGCGCTATTACTTTGACTGTTTGATGGCACCTCATGCAAGTCACGTACAAGCAGCTTTGGAAAAAATCTCCGAACTGCAAGTGAGAATGCTTGGGACTCTTCACGGTCCGTTAGTGCGTTACGGTTTGTTGGAACTGACTCAAGAGTACGAAATATGGAGCCGTTCTCAAACCGATCGCGAAATTACTGTTGCCTTGCTTTATGCCTCCGCTTATGGAAACACAGCAACTTTAGCACAAGCGATGGCTCTTGGTCTGACCAAAGGGGGTGTTGCTGTGGAATCGATCAACTGTGAATTTGCTCAACCGGAAGAGATTAAAGCCGCCGTTGAAAAATGTGAAGGCTTTATCATGGGTTCTCCTACCATTGGTGGTAACGTCCCAACTCCGATGCAAACTGCTCTAGGCATTGTGTTGGCAATTGGGGATAACACAAAACTGGCTGGAGTTTTTGGATCTTTTGGTTGGAGTGGTGAAGCTTTTGATGTTATTGAAGGTAAACTCCGAGAAGCAGGATATAAATTTGGGTTTGAAACTTTAAAAGTTAAGTTTAAACCTGCAGATAACATTCTCAAACAGTGTGAAGAAACAGGTACAGACTTTGCTCAAACCTTAAAAAAAGCTAAAAAATTACGTATGCCACAACCAGCTGCTACCCCTGTTGAACAAGCTGTAGGTCGGATCGTTGGTTCAGTTTGTGTTGTCACGGCAAAACTTGGAGAGGTTTCAACGGGAATGTTGGGGTCATGGGTTTCCCAAGCAACCTTTAACCCACCAGGTTTGACTGTTGCGATCGCAAAAGAGAGAGCAGTTGAATCTTTGATGTATCCGGGAGGTAAGTTTGTCCTGAATATTCTGCCTGAAGGGAATCAGCAGGAATACATGAAACACTTCCGCAAAACCTTTGCACCCGGAGAAGAAAGATTTGCCAGTTTTCCGACAGAAGTTGCACAGAACGGTTGTACTGTACTAACAGACTCCTCCGCATACCTTGAATGTAGCGTGAGCAAACGCATGGAATGTGGCGATCATTGGGTTATTTATGCAACTGTTGATAATGGCAAGCTACTTAAACCGGATGCTCTAACTGCTATTCACCACCGCAAGACAGGGAGTCATTATTAA
- a CDS encoding PucR family transcriptional regulator has translation MTALLTTNAQFERVAKVIAERVAQLLCASVFVIDQHAIAIASSNPKLVGLSFDRICGKLSLNYLRVPFTFETHLGEVIIGKSPNGEAISPHLAQGIVELVVNQTTVIDALPNQHQFKNKFISDLLHGLADETTVFQYSKLLSLDLAPPRAVILIDASDYILGACETQLRRRVASVINSVVTFFHLPNDTICAYLGDGEVAVLKASDTKNLGSWANQGDVPEQCSSSWANLTALKRASEALLKQLRKDTDTSISIGVGRYHPGIRGHAQSYRDARAALSLGCRFHDRNQVHCLDGLGIAAFIGVADEQTKIELATYLLSPLNHEPELLATLDAFFAEDCCPSATANRLSIHRNTLSYRLEKITLLTGLDPRRFDNAVQIRLALLMRRLR, from the coding sequence ATGACAGCTTTATTAACTACTAACGCACAATTCGAGCGAGTTGCTAAAGTAATTGCAGAGAGAGTAGCACAGCTTTTGTGTGCCTCAGTTTTTGTGATTGACCAGCATGCGATCGCAATAGCTAGTAGCAATCCCAAGCTAGTTGGGCTTTCCTTCGATCGCATTTGTGGAAAACTATCTCTCAACTACTTACGCGTACCATTTACTTTTGAGACGCATTTAGGTGAAGTTATTATTGGTAAATCTCCAAATGGCGAGGCAATTTCCCCACATTTAGCACAAGGAATTGTGGAATTAGTGGTTAATCAAACAACAGTTATTGATGCATTGCCCAACCAACATCAGTTCAAAAATAAGTTTATTTCTGACCTACTCCACGGTTTGGCAGATGAAACAACTGTTTTTCAATACAGCAAACTGTTGAGCTTAGATTTAGCACCCCCCCGTGCAGTCATTTTAATTGATGCAAGTGATTACATTTTAGGGGCTTGTGAGACTCAACTCCGAAGACGGGTAGCTTCAGTAATAAATAGTGTTGTCACTTTTTTCCATCTGCCCAACGATACAATTTGTGCCTATCTAGGTGATGGTGAGGTAGCAGTTCTCAAAGCAAGCGATACGAAGAATTTAGGAAGTTGGGCAAATCAAGGTGATGTCCCAGAACAATGCAGTTCTTCGTGGGCAAATCTGACAGCATTGAAGCGGGCGTCTGAAGCCTTGTTAAAACAGTTGCGGAAAGACACCGATACATCAATTAGTATTGGAGTCGGTCGCTACCATCCTGGAATTCGCGGTCATGCTCAATCGTATCGAGATGCACGGGCGGCTTTGTCTTTAGGTTGTCGGTTTCACGATCGCAACCAAGTTCATTGCTTGGATGGATTGGGGATTGCAGCCTTCATTGGTGTTGCAGACGAGCAAACGAAAATAGAATTAGCAACATATCTTTTAAGCCCCTTGAACCACGAACCCGAATTGTTAGCAACCCTAGATGCATTTTTTGCAGAAGATTGCTGTCCTTCTGCAACAGCCAATCGGCTATCAATTCACCGCAATACTTTGAGTTATCGTTTGGAAAAGATTACTTTACTGACAGGTCTCGATCCACGTCGCTTTGATAATGCCGTGCAAATTCGTTTGGCTTTACTTATGCGAAGATTGAGATAA
- a CDS encoding SDR family oxidoreductase translates to MQLADRVALITGAGSGIAKAAAKLFALSGAKVGALGRTKEELEETVAEIQKNNGEAIPLVADISNPEQMQQVTQELVDKWGRLDIVFANAGINGVWAPIEELSPEEWDKTIDINLKGTFLTVKYAVPYLKKQGGSVIITSSVNGTRTFSNTGATAYSCSKAAQVAFTKMVALELAQHRIRVNVICPGAIETSIEENTQRRDLEDIQEPVEFPEGKIPLTDGKPGTSEQVAQLAFFLASDASSHITGTEVWIDGGESLLKA, encoded by the coding sequence ATGCAACTAGCAGATAGAGTCGCTCTGATTACAGGAGCAGGTTCAGGTATAGCTAAAGCAGCAGCCAAATTGTTTGCTTTATCTGGTGCCAAGGTTGGCGCACTAGGACGCACAAAGGAAGAACTGGAAGAAACTGTTGCTGAAATTCAAAAGAATAACGGTGAAGCAATACCTTTAGTTGCCGATATTTCAAATCCAGAACAAATGCAACAAGTCACGCAGGAACTTGTTGATAAGTGGGGAAGATTGGATATTGTATTTGCTAACGCTGGTATTAATGGCGTATGGGCACCTATTGAAGAATTGTCTCCTGAAGAATGGGATAAAACAATCGACATCAACCTGAAAGGAACATTTCTGACAGTTAAGTATGCCGTACCTTACTTGAAAAAGCAGGGGGGTTCCGTTATCATTACCTCATCTGTCAATGGTACGCGTACCTTTAGCAACACTGGTGCAACTGCGTATTCTTGCTCAAAAGCTGCACAAGTGGCTTTTACAAAAATGGTTGCGTTAGAACTCGCCCAACATCGCATTCGCGTCAATGTCATTTGTCCTGGAGCCATCGAAACTAGTATTGAAGAGAATACTCAAAGAAGAGATTTAGAAGACATTCAAGAACCAGTTGAGTTTCCTGAAGGGAAAATTCCTTTAACTGATGGTAAGCCAGGAACCTCAGAACAAGTAGCACAGTTAGCCTTTTTCTTAGCTTCTGATGCTTCGAGTCATATTACCGGTACCGAAGTTTGGATTGATGGGGGAGAATCATTGCTAAAAGCTTAG
- a CDS encoding serine hydrolase domain-containing protein yields the protein MPKVFSRRQFLHHSTKAFISLSAFGLVSLYRNRSVFCADKIIANLEAQVPALMQAELIPGLGLAIIQNGELFWNRGFGVRNRYTKKPVTNDSVFAAASLNKPLFAYAVLKLVEQGKLDLDAPLSKYTAKPYISDPRIKLINVRKVLSHTTGFPNWSGNNPLTIKFPPGTKFSYSGEGYLYLQKVVQDITQQPIDEYLRQQIFNPLGMNSSSLVWRSDYQSTASDGHDRKGKPIPMSQSKRGSVAGSLRTTATDYAKFLLAMMGSGKVNTPILTQDSLEGMLRSQIKINQFLDWGLGWGLERVEGHTFFWHWGDLGTFKSFTIASRELKTGIVILTNSQNGLRICPKIVSHAIGGKHPAFNFSMIDY from the coding sequence ATGCCCAAGGTTTTCTCTCGAAGACAATTTCTCCACCACAGCACAAAGGCTTTCATTAGTCTTTCTGCTTTTGGTCTGGTTAGCTTGTACCGCAACCGTTCTGTTTTCTGTGCAGATAAAATCATTGCTAATTTGGAAGCCCAAGTCCCCGCCCTCATGCAAGCTGAGTTAATTCCGGGTTTGGGGCTGGCAATTATTCAAAATGGAGAGTTGTTTTGGAATCGTGGTTTTGGAGTCAGAAATAGATACACCAAAAAACCAGTCACTAACGATAGTGTATTTGCTGCTGCTTCCTTAAATAAGCCTTTATTTGCTTATGCCGTATTGAAATTAGTGGAACAGGGAAAGCTCGATCTAGATGCTCCCCTCTCAAAATATACTGCTAAACCCTATATCTCCGATCCCCGAATCAAACTCATTAATGTTCGTAAGGTGTTATCTCATACAACTGGTTTTCCCAATTGGAGTGGTAACAACCCTCTGACAATTAAATTTCCTCCCGGCACAAAATTTAGTTATTCCGGGGAAGGGTATCTTTACTTACAAAAAGTCGTACAAGACATTACCCAACAGCCTATAGATGAGTATTTGCGCCAACAAATTTTCAACCCTTTGGGAATGAACAGCAGTAGCCTTGTGTGGCGAAGTGATTATCAAAGTACAGCAAGTGACGGACACGATCGCAAAGGCAAACCAATACCCATGAGTCAATCAAAACGGGGAAGCGTAGCTGGGAGTTTGCGTACCACTGCTACTGACTATGCAAAATTTCTCTTGGCTATGATGGGTTCTGGTAAGGTTAATACCCCCATACTGACACAAGATAGTCTGGAAGGGATGTTGCGATCGCAAATTAAAATCAATCAGTTTCTAGATTGGGGATTAGGTTGGGGATTAGAAAGAGTAGAAGGTCACACTTTTTTTTGGCATTGGGGCGATCTCGGTACATTTAAAAGCTTCACCATTGCTTCTCGAGAATTAAAAACAGGAATTGTCATTTTAACTAACAGCCAAAATGGTTTAAGAATCTGCCCCAAAATTGTTTCTCACGCAATAGGTGGAAAACACCCAGCCTTCAACTTCTCGATGATAGATTATTGA
- a CDS encoding DUF2252 domain-containing protein, producing the protein MLQRIFAIVTVFILTLGQASPSQAATPRSTWVENEIYQYNHPFASQLPQELVRKMQKMKVSPFAFYRGTAHIFYRDMQTLPSSGFVNSSTSAIWLEGDMHLQNLGGMRDSNGNNVFDTTDFDEAYLGPYVWDLRRIAVSILLAAKENTLSSSDARDIVRTFLDAYLNKMSDFQGTDDERSYHLEQSNTNGVVKDLIQEVAGKSRSSLLNKYTLLNNSNRRVFQTTSKLQTVSGNTYSAIAAAMRHYIASIPSSKRYSNSYYTLKDIRLKLGSGTGSLGKYRYYLLIEGQSSATDDDRILEMKQEGPSAVALAVPSLLPSSIYEEHEGKRVTIATKAMLSNTDPLVGYTTVSGVPFMLHEKSPYQVDFDCKLLTTKSKFMDAMVYAGKVVAKNHAISDRDYNTAIVAVSVDKEVTDITSGNKAAFKNEIVNFAVDYATQVDCDYTSFVNAYNQGVPLY; encoded by the coding sequence ATGCTCCAACGAATATTTGCAATCGTTACCGTCTTCATCTTGACTTTGGGTCAAGCATCTCCATCTCAAGCTGCGACTCCCCGTTCAACTTGGGTGGAAAATGAAATTTATCAGTACAACCATCCCTTTGCTTCTCAATTACCTCAAGAACTGGTAAGGAAAATGCAAAAGATGAAAGTTAGCCCCTTTGCCTTTTATCGCGGGACGGCTCACATCTTCTACCGCGATATGCAAACCTTACCCAGTTCTGGCTTTGTCAATTCCTCTACGTCAGCTATTTGGTTAGAGGGAGATATGCACTTGCAGAATCTTGGAGGAATGAGGGATAGCAACGGTAATAACGTCTTTGACACGACTGATTTTGATGAAGCTTATCTTGGTCCCTATGTTTGGGATTTGCGACGTATAGCTGTTTCTATTCTCCTAGCAGCTAAAGAGAACACCTTGAGTTCCAGTGATGCTCGAGATATTGTGCGGACTTTTTTAGATGCTTACTTGAACAAAATGAGTGATTTCCAGGGGACTGACGACGAGCGATCCTACCATCTCGAACAGAGCAATACGAACGGTGTGGTGAAGGATTTAATTCAAGAGGTAGCAGGCAAAAGCCGTTCTAGCTTGCTCAATAAATACACACTGTTAAATAACAGCAATCGTAGAGTCTTCCAGACAACTTCTAAACTCCAAACTGTATCTGGCAATACTTATTCAGCTATTGCTGCTGCTATGAGGCACTACATAGCTTCTATTCCTAGCAGTAAACGATACAGCAATAGTTACTATACGCTAAAGGATATTCGCCTCAAATTAGGTTCTGGCACTGGCAGTCTCGGCAAATACCGATATTACTTGCTGATTGAAGGTCAAAGTTCAGCGACCGATGACGATCGCATTTTAGAAATGAAGCAGGAAGGACCTAGTGCAGTAGCGCTCGCAGTTCCCTCTCTGCTGCCAAGTTCCATTTATGAGGAGCATGAGGGGAAAAGAGTGACCATTGCCACCAAAGCAATGCTTTCTAATACTGACCCCTTAGTTGGTTACACGACTGTTAGTGGTGTTCCTTTTATGCTGCATGAAAAATCTCCTTATCAAGTGGACTTTGACTGCAAATTGCTAACCACCAAGTCAAAGTTCATGGATGCGATGGTGTATGCAGGGAAGGTTGTGGCTAAAAATCATGCCATCTCCGATCGAGACTACAATACTGCAATTGTTGCTGTAAGTGTTGATAAAGAAGTCACTGATATAACAAGTGGTAATAAGGCTGCATTCAAAAATGAAATAGTTAACTTTGCTGTAGATTATGCGACTCAAGTTGATTGTGACTACACTAGTTTTGTCAATGCTTATAACCAAGGGGTGCCACTCTACTAA
- a CDS encoding SH3 domain-containing protein codes for MIQRIFSGRTQLVALSGLIATLTVSALPASAQQSKIARSEMSYCMATLIGQEYGSRINLRSGPGTNFPDKGYGLVGDRVHILREVGGSPRDLATVERQGSVWYRVGFPKSGARGWVREDFISPECFN; via the coding sequence ATGATTCAGCGTATTTTTTCAGGCAGAACTCAATTAGTTGCCTTGAGCGGATTGATTGCAACTTTGACAGTATCAGCGCTTCCAGCATCTGCACAACAATCAAAAATTGCTCGATCTGAGATGTCTTATTGCATGGCAACATTGATAGGTCAAGAGTATGGATCGCGAATTAATTTGCGCTCCGGACCTGGGACAAATTTTCCAGACAAAGGTTACGGGCTTGTAGGCGATCGCGTTCACATTCTACGAGAAGTAGGGGGTAGCCCTCGAGACTTAGCAACTGTGGAACGCCAAGGATCTGTTTGGTATAGAGTTGGCTTTCCAAAAAGCGGAGCACGTGGTTGGGTTCGTGAAGATTTTATATCTCCTGAATGCTTCAATTAA
- a CDS encoding serine hydrolase, producing MKKLNPAIVLLIILGLSVSIRLTKSLTKGSVHSSVTQPFHSEVLRPSVEPQFVPVRASIKTSDRKTVKPRTTPEDLPNWAIAQSLPFPSRQPGQEDSEVHYNLKTSPNFKYSPKLQKIVNDAVNLASERDLPKQQISITLIDAKTGETAGYKQDTPRYPASVIKMFWMVVLYAQLENNIWESEDDFTPYLRKMIEESDNEAASLIVDLITSTRSSPTLKEEKFELWKYKRQQINRFFQEAGYKNINIIQKTFPIYHINFPEPKGSESQLLGVPIRHWNKITTRHASRLIYEICYAKQAVSQEASSKMCEWLKRDLNPKVWKKNLDSGFNPIWTFFGEGLSNTDVQLYSKAGWTSIARTETAMIDTGNKGTTYILVVFSSTSAYADDVQIFPKISRLVYKRMISRSSNK from the coding sequence ATGAAAAAATTAAATCCTGCAATAGTTTTACTGATAATTTTAGGCTTATCAGTGAGTATTCGATTGACTAAATCTCTCACAAAAGGCTCGGTACATTCTTCCGTTACGCAACCATTTCATTCAGAAGTATTAAGACCATCTGTTGAACCTCAATTTGTTCCCGTTCGCGCTTCTATCAAGACATCCGATCGCAAAACTGTTAAACCGCGTACAACTCCAGAAGACTTACCGAATTGGGCTATTGCTCAATCTCTGCCTTTTCCCTCCCGTCAACCAGGGCAAGAAGATTCTGAAGTTCATTACAATCTCAAAACTTCTCCCAATTTCAAATATAGCCCAAAATTACAAAAAATTGTTAACGATGCTGTGAATCTTGCAAGCGAGCGAGATTTGCCCAAACAGCAAATATCAATAACTTTGATAGATGCAAAAACTGGTGAAACAGCGGGATACAAACAAGATACTCCCAGGTATCCTGCTAGTGTCATCAAAATGTTTTGGATGGTCGTTTTATACGCGCAACTAGAAAATAATATCTGGGAAAGTGAAGATGACTTTACTCCCTACCTCCGCAAAATGATTGAGGAATCTGATAACGAAGCAGCTAGCTTAATTGTTGACTTAATCACAAGTACCCGTTCTAGCCCAACCTTGAAAGAAGAAAAATTTGAACTCTGGAAATACAAACGACAGCAAATCAATCGGTTTTTTCAAGAAGCTGGTTACAAAAATATTAACATTATCCAAAAAACATTTCCCATCTACCATATCAATTTTCCAGAACCTAAAGGAAGTGAATCTCAATTATTAGGCGTTCCAATTCGACATTGGAATAAGATAACTACAAGACACGCATCTCGATTGATTTATGAAATTTGTTATGCCAAACAAGCTGTTTCGCAAGAAGCTAGCTCTAAAATGTGTGAATGGCTCAAAAGAGATTTAAACCCGAAAGTTTGGAAAAAAAATTTAGATTCAGGTTTTAATCCTATATGGACCTTTTTTGGGGAAGGATTGTCTAATACAGATGTTCAACTTTATTCTAAAGCTGGCTGGACATCTATTGCACGGACAGAAACAGCAATGATTGATACAGGTAACAAAGGAACAACTTATATTTTGGTTGTTTTCTCTAGCACTTCAGCATATGCTGATGATGTTCAAATTTTCCCAAAAATTTCTCGTCTTGTTTATAAACGCATGATTTCCCGTAGTTCAAACAAATAA
- a CDS encoding cytosolic protein has translation MSNPQTEFDSPWKDILQIYFEDFMRFFFPQAHGEVDWTHAPEFLDKELQQVMRDAQLGRRLADKLVKIYLKTGKQVWVLVHIEIQSQEESDFAQRMFIYNYRIYDCYKRSVASLAVLGDERSNWRPNQFGYQLFGCEVDFKFPIVKLLDYQSRWLELEASRNPFAVVVMTHLKAQQTRNNRIKRLQSKLELTKRLYELGFSREDIINLFKLIDWIMSLPEELEQEFWQEFRNFEESKSMPYITSVEQLGIKKGKQEGKQEGRQEGLQEGLQEGLKKGISLGLKLKFGELGQTLLPEIEAIQDISLLEAILKALESVDTPEELRQIYQPTIDI, from the coding sequence ATGAGCAACCCGCAAACAGAATTTGATAGTCCTTGGAAAGATATACTACAAATATATTTTGAAGACTTCATGCGCTTCTTTTTCCCACAAGCGCATGGGGAGGTGGATTGGACTCATGCACCAGAGTTCTTAGACAAAGAACTCCAGCAAGTCATGCGGGATGCACAACTTGGGAGGCGATTGGCAGATAAACTGGTGAAAATTTACCTGAAAACGGGAAAACAAGTTTGGGTGCTTGTACACATTGAAATCCAAAGTCAAGAAGAAAGCGACTTTGCTCAAAGAATGTTTATCTATAACTACCGCATCTATGACTGTTACAAGCGATCGGTGGCTTCGTTGGCGGTTCTGGGAGATGAACGCAGCAATTGGCGACCGAATCAATTTGGTTATCAGTTATTTGGTTGTGAAGTTGACTTTAAATTTCCGATTGTAAAATTGCTAGACTATCAATCAAGGTGGTTAGAACTTGAAGCCAGCCGCAATCCCTTTGCAGTGGTAGTGATGACCCACTTGAAAGCTCAACAAACCCGTAATAATCGCATAAAAAGGCTTCAGTCGAAGCTAGAATTGACTAAACGATTATACGAGTTGGGCTTCAGTCGGGAGGATATTATTAACTTATTCAAGTTAATCGATTGGATAATGAGCCTCCCTGAAGAATTAGAGCAAGAATTTTGGCAGGAATTTCGGAATTTTGAGGAGTCTAAAAGTATGCCGTATATTACGAGTGTCGAACAATTGGGGATTAAAAAAGGTAAACAGGAAGGTAAACAGGAAGGAAGACAAGAAGGACTGCAAGAAGGACTGCAAGAAGGACTAAAAAAGGGTATATCCTTAGGTTTGAAACTAAAATTTGGTGAACTAGGTCAAACTTTATTACCTGAAATTGAAGCAATTCAAGACATAAGTTTATTAGAAGCAATTCTCAAAGCTTTGGAATCAGTCGATACCCCAGAGGAATTGCGCCAAATTTATCAACCCACAATTGATATTTGA